In a genomic window of Methanogenium sp. S4BF:
- a CDS encoding FKBP-type peptidyl-prolyl cis-trans isomerase produces MSENLSPQIAPGDIVTLHFSSADAQTGEMLEYTYDEAPKAYTIGAGKINPAFEAALLGCRADDEICVTLPAKEAYGTYNKSLVLKISRKKLPTNTIPEPGTILPMKLPRGREANVTILSVSKTTVVVDANHPFAGRDIQYKIWVCSVASPESASDN; encoded by the coding sequence ATGTCGGAGAATCTGTCCCCACAAATCGCACCGGGTGATATCGTCACCCTCCATTTTTCCTCCGCTGACGCACAGACAGGGGAAATGCTGGAATACACGTATGACGAAGCGCCTAAGGCGTACACCATTGGTGCAGGTAAAATAAATCCGGCATTTGAGGCGGCACTTCTCGGATGCAGGGCGGATGATGAAATCTGTGTGACGCTGCCGGCCAAGGAAGCCTACGGCACCTACAATAAAAGTCTGGTCTTAAAAATCAGTCGAAAAAAGCTGCCAACAAACACCATCCCGGAGCCGGGTACAATCCTTCCCATGAAACTGCCCAGAGGTCGTGAGGCGAATGTAACGATTCTGTCGGTTTCCAAAACAACCGTTGTTGTAGACGCAAATCATCCGTTTGCCGGAAGAGATATCCAGTACAAAATCTGGGTATGCTCTGTCGCTTCTCCTGAGTCAGCGTCAGACAACTAA
- a CDS encoding peptidylprolyl isomerase, with product MKKRVLNRMTGLLCLLLICICAAGCTDQSQPTEVAAAGDTVQVDYKGYFDDGEVFDSSYERGMPSEFVVGAGRMIPGFDAAVVGMAVGETKTVRLSPDQAYGEWTEDKLMIINKNEFAENSTFEIGQSVYLSSPQGVFSFPIIAVNESAVTIDTNHHLVGKTLNFDIELVAINPADV from the coding sequence ATGAAGAAACGTGTATTGAACAGAATGACAGGGCTCCTCTGTCTTCTCCTTATATGCATCTGTGCTGCAGGATGCACGGACCAGTCACAGCCGACGGAAGTCGCAGCTGCCGGAGATACGGTTCAGGTGGATTATAAAGGATATTTCGATGACGGGGAGGTCTTCGACTCATCCTATGAACGGGGAATGCCCAGTGAATTTGTTGTCGGAGCAGGCCGGATGATCCCCGGATTTGATGCCGCGGTCGTTGGGATGGCGGTTGGTGAGACAAAAACCGTCAGACTGTCTCCTGATCAGGCATATGGAGAATGGACTGAAGATAAACTCATGATCATCAATAAGAATGAATTTGCTGAAAATTCAACCTTTGAAATAGGTCAATCCGTTTACCTGTCCTCACCACAGGGGGTCTTCAGTTTCCCCATTATTGCAGTCAATGAATCTGCAGTAACCATCGATACAAATCACCACCTGGTAGGAAAGACACTGAACTTTGACATTGAACTTGTCGCTATTAACCCTGCAGATGTCTGA
- a CDS encoding homoserine dehydrogenase, producing MRIAIIGFGSVGRGVAEVIAAKNTGLIVTAVADSRSGAIDASGLDIAAVLSNKKETGMCGTPDITVSDILSSDAYDVLVEVSPTNAETGEPALGYIREALAGGKHVVTSNKGPVALRFEELHTLAAEHNATLRYEATVCGAIPLMHTIECGIAGNEISRLYGVFNGTCNYILTRMAEEGLTYQQALLEARELGYAEADPTYDVKGIDAAIKLVILANAVWGMKKTLADVDIIGIDGVTSAAIALAEREDQTIRLIGEIDPANGVLRVSPGIIPKSHPLVVRDTLNAVTIETDLAGEITLIGKGAGSSETASAVISDLLFIRDCHGRRD from the coding sequence ATGCGCATTGCAATCATTGGATTCGGTTCTGTCGGCAGAGGGGTTGCAGAGGTAATCGCCGCGAAGAATACCGGCCTGATTGTTACCGCGGTTGCAGACTCCAGAAGCGGGGCAATTGATGCGTCCGGACTGGATATTGCCGCCGTTCTCAGCAATAAAAAGGAAACCGGCATGTGCGGCACTCCTGATATCACTGTTTCTGACATCCTTTCTTCAGATGCCTACGATGTTCTGGTCGAGGTTTCTCCCACCAATGCTGAAACCGGTGAACCGGCATTAGGATATATCAGGGAAGCCCTTGCAGGCGGCAAACATGTTGTCACGTCAAATAAGGGCCCTGTTGCTCTCAGATTTGAGGAGCTGCATACGCTTGCCGCTGAACATAACGCTACACTCCGCTATGAGGCCACCGTATGCGGGGCAATACCCCTTATGCATACCATTGAGTGCGGCATTGCAGGAAACGAGATTTCCCGTCTCTATGGTGTCTTTAACGGAACCTGCAATTATATTCTGACCCGGATGGCAGAAGAGGGGCTTACCTACCAGCAGGCGCTCCTTGAAGCACGTGAACTCGGGTATGCCGAAGCGGATCCAACCTATGATGTCAAGGGAATTGATGCTGCAATAAAGCTGGTCATTCTCGCAAACGCGGTGTGGGGCATGAAGAAAACCCTCGCGGATGTGGATATCATCGGCATTGACGGCGTTACATCGGCTGCAATCGCACTGGCCGAACGGGAGGACCAGACCATCCGGCTGATCGGTGAGATTGATCCGGCCAATGGAGTACTCCGGGTGTCTCCGGGCATCATCCCGAAATCCCATCCGCTTGTTGTCCGTGATACCCTCAATGCGGTAACAATTGAAACGGATCTCGCCGGGGAGATCACGCTGATTGGAAAAGGTGCGGGTTCATCTGAGACAGCAAGCGCAGTTATTTCAGATCTGCTCTTCATTCGTGATTGCCATGGCAGGCGTGATTGA
- a CDS encoding DUF3089 domain-containing protein yields MASTKKEEDTRTLEDLRGQELGIPTTLPPFNPDTDVPDAPDYTNPDSWLTMPAYFSTDEQPVDVFWVYPTILSDNSTYLMDMNDPVLREKAHWTLVEQASIFDGQANIYAPFYRQNNVKINPLMLTRAKSIFVLGQQDLITAFAYFLEHFNKGERPIILAAHSQGSVRVVELSKAGELLTGDAESLKRLVAAYVIGYSITQSDLDLNPFMRISEHATDTGCFITYNTISDEEGKEKEGPTIIPGTFVVNPLTWKTDTTFAPASLNREAVFFKHEHPESPDRYPNFAAAQVVNNALVITDISNPEELPATSVTFPEGVYHMYDYAVFYENLRTNVGDRIQAYLNRYERSAQSS; encoded by the coding sequence ATGGCATCTACCAAAAAAGAAGAGGATACACGTACGCTGGAAGACTTACGGGGACAGGAGTTAGGCATCCCGACAACGTTGCCACCCTTTAATCCCGATACCGATGTCCCGGACGCTCCGGATTATACCAATCCCGACAGCTGGCTCACCATGCCCGCATATTTCAGCACGGATGAGCAGCCAGTCGATGTGTTCTGGGTGTATCCCACCATTCTCTCTGATAATTCGACGTATCTGATGGATATGAATGATCCGGTATTACGGGAGAAGGCACACTGGACGCTGGTGGAGCAGGCCAGCATATTTGACGGACAGGCAAATATTTACGCACCGTTTTACCGGCAGAACAATGTGAAAATCAATCCTTTGATGCTCACCCGTGCGAAATCCATCTTTGTTCTGGGGCAGCAGGACCTCATTACTGCATTTGCTTATTTCCTGGAACATTTCAATAAGGGAGAACGGCCCATTATCCTCGCGGCCCACAGTCAGGGGTCGGTCAGGGTCGTTGAACTGTCAAAGGCAGGAGAACTCCTGACCGGTGATGCCGAATCACTGAAGAGACTGGTGGCGGCGTATGTTATTGGGTATTCGATCACGCAGTCGGATCTGGATTTAAACCCGTTTATGAGGATCAGTGAACATGCGACTGACACGGGTTGTTTCATCACCTACAATACGATATCCGATGAAGAAGGCAAAGAGAAGGAGGGGCCGACAATCATTCCGGGAACGTTTGTGGTAAATCCTCTGACCTGGAAGACCGATACCACGTTTGCACCTGCTTCCCTGAATCGTGAAGCAGTGTTCTTCAAACATGAGCATCCCGAAAGTCCGGACAGGTATCCGAACTTTGCAGCAGCCCAGGTCGTAAACAACGCGTTGGTGATAACAGACATATCCAATCCGGAGGAATTACCGGCGACCAGCGTCACCTTCCCTGAGGGTGTCTACCACATGTATGATTATGCAGTCTTTTACGAGAACCTCAGAACGAATGTCGGCGATCGTATTCAGGCATATCTAAATCGATATGAGCGGTCAGCACAGTCATCTTGA
- the feoB gene encoding ferrous iron transport protein B has translation MKVALIGNPNVGKSLIFTQLTGIGVEISNFPGTTIDILSGGVCYQREIVELVDFPGIYSLDGTSDEEISVRRYLQEENIDVIVPVLNASNLERNLYLLLQIAEYQLSGVVVINMVDESEKAGVEIDFARLSDMLGCTVIAAAASEGRNVGDIIPCALSEARKMSYEVPYGQHIEAAIRSLVKIHGCSRREALDALQNLGADADLLDSASTLAGEIEDEHQMSVHQIIATNRHNAAAKIADEITVFKDQKKKPDLDSLLTRSFPGIPILLFLLFSTLLTVFFVGSFLEERIVELFDIYLIAPLMSAGLSPFWEQILFSLILAVQAGLGIAFPFVFVFYILISILEDSGYMTRAAFLADRAMHHVGMHGQALIPMVLGLGCNVPAIMSIRQLSKRERIIASFLITMVPCSARTVIIAGIVAVFVGVAWAFSIYLIVFILIILTGFVLTKITPGEQFGMILEMAPLRKPQPVQTLKRAWLHMKEFLFIAMPLLLVSSVFLGVLQYAGIIQAFQDIFAPFMETVLGLPPYASTALIFGILRKEMAFETLAILAGTADLGSVMTGLQLYVFAVVSVLFVPCISTIAVLYREMGWKTALMVSAYTLTLGMGIGTVVNLLAVSFL, from the coding sequence ATGAAAGTCGCACTCATTGGAAACCCCAATGTCGGCAAATCGTTGATCTTTACCCAGCTGACAGGGATCGGTGTTGAGATCAGTAATTTTCCCGGCACCACCATCGATATTTTATCCGGCGGTGTCTGTTATCAGCGGGAGATTGTTGAACTCGTTGATTTTCCCGGCATCTATTCCCTTGACGGGACATCCGATGAGGAAATCAGTGTCCGCCGCTATCTGCAGGAAGAAAATATTGATGTAATCGTCCCGGTCCTCAACGCATCAAATCTTGAACGCAACCTTTACCTGCTGTTGCAGATTGCGGAGTATCAGCTGTCCGGTGTTGTCGTCATCAACATGGTTGATGAATCCGAAAAGGCCGGTGTCGAGATTGATTTCGCCCGGCTCTCTGATATGCTCGGATGCACAGTCATTGCCGCAGCTGCATCAGAAGGACGAAATGTCGGAGACATCATCCCCTGTGCACTCTCAGAAGCACGAAAAATGAGCTACGAGGTTCCCTATGGCCAGCACATTGAGGCTGCCATCCGAAGCCTTGTCAAGATCCACGGATGTTCCCGGAGGGAGGCCCTTGATGCCCTTCAGAATCTGGGAGCAGATGCCGATCTGCTTGATTCGGCATCCACCCTTGCCGGAGAGATTGAAGACGAGCACCAGATGTCCGTGCACCAGATCATTGCAACCAACCGGCACAATGCCGCCGCAAAAATTGCGGATGAAATTACGGTATTTAAAGATCAGAAGAAAAAACCCGATCTGGACAGCCTGTTGACACGGTCATTTCCGGGCATTCCGATACTCCTGTTCCTGCTCTTCTCAACCCTGCTCACAGTATTTTTTGTCGGCTCGTTTCTCGAAGAAAGAATTGTCGAACTGTTCGATATCTATCTGATTGCACCCCTCATGAGTGCCGGATTATCGCCGTTCTGGGAGCAGATTCTCTTCTCACTCATTCTTGCGGTGCAGGCAGGACTTGGGATTGCATTCCCCTTTGTCTTTGTTTTCTATATCCTCATCTCGATTCTCGAGGACTCCGGGTATATGACACGGGCGGCATTTCTCGCAGACCGGGCAATGCACCATGTCGGCATGCACGGGCAGGCGCTGATTCCCATGGTGCTGGGGCTGGGCTGCAATGTGCCTGCCATTATGAGCATACGCCAGTTATCTAAACGGGAGCGGATAATTGCGTCATTTCTGATCACGATGGTGCCCTGTTCGGCACGAACAGTGATTATTGCCGGTATTGTTGCTGTGTTTGTCGGTGTTGCGTGGGCCTTCTCCATCTACCTGATTGTGTTTATTCTGATCATCCTTACCGGGTTTGTGCTGACAAAGATTACTCCCGGTGAACAGTTCGGGATGATCCTTGAGATGGCTCCCCTGAGAAAACCGCAGCCGGTGCAGACATTGAAACGGGCATGGCTCCATATGAAGGAGTTCCTCTTCATTGCCATGCCCCTGCTTCTGGTCAGCAGCGTCTTTTTAGGTGTGCTCCAGTATGCAGGAATCATCCAGGCATTTCAGGATATCTTTGCACCGTTTATGGAGACTGTTCTCGGCCTTCCGCCTTATGCCTCTACTGCACTGATATTTGGTATTCTGAGAAAAGAAATGGCGTTTGAAACTCTCGCTATCCTTGCAGGCACCGCAGATCTGGGTTCGGTGATGACCGGCCTTCAGCTCTATGTATTTGCCGTTGTCAGTGTGCTCTTTGTGCCCTGCATCTCAACAATTGCGGTTCTCTACCGGGAGATGGGATGGAAGACAGCGCTCATGGTCTCAGCATACACCCTGACCCTCGGCATGGGTATTGGAACCGTCGTTAATCTGCTGGCAGTCTCGTTTCTCTGA
- a CDS encoding metal-dependent transcriptional regulator, translating to MHTAVHEDYLEWILENRIDTLEEDTLQFLSQKFDRSRDTVRNDLNQLEETGDIILGPGSTVRLTEKGQKTAECVLKKHKILECFFTEMLGMDQDTASQQACRMEHEASDDTISRLNQYLSRPRRCRQERHHVCAQPCELKPLSLHNEKETVRVAVIRGPRRMGRLNDIGVIPGEEITIQRKLSNGSLVVTIKGSDIAISPEIAASVLVETIE from the coding sequence ATGCACACTGCAGTTCACGAGGATTATCTGGAATGGATCCTCGAAAACCGGATTGATACTCTCGAAGAAGATACACTTCAGTTTCTCTCCCAGAAATTTGACCGGAGCCGGGATACGGTTCGAAATGACCTGAACCAGCTCGAAGAAACCGGGGATATTATCCTTGGCCCCGGCAGCACCGTCAGGTTGACAGAAAAGGGACAGAAAACGGCTGAATGTGTCCTGAAAAAACATAAAATACTCGAATGTTTCTTTACGGAGATGCTGGGGATGGATCAGGACACTGCCTCACAGCAGGCCTGCCGCATGGAGCACGAAGCATCCGATGACACCATCAGCCGGCTCAATCAATATCTTTCACGCCCGAGGCGGTGCAGACAGGAGCGTCACCATGTCTGTGCCCAGCCGTGTGAGCTGAAACCCCTCTCTCTCCATAATGAAAAAGAAACCGTCCGTGTAGCCGTCATCAGGGGACCCCGCCGGATGGGACGCCTCAATGATATTGGTGTTATACCCGGCGAGGAGATCACCATCCAGAGAAAACTCTCAAACGGATCACTTGTCGTCACCATCAAAGGAAGTGATATTGCAATCAGCCCGGAAATTGCAGCATCTGTACTTGTGGAGACTATCGAATGA
- the uvrB gene encoding excinuclease ABC subunit UvrB, which produces MTRFNLKSDFSPQGSQPDAIKSLVESIGHKNRFQTLMGVTGSGKTFTIANVIAAVQKPTLVLAHNKTLAAQLYNEFRDFFPENRVEYFVSYYDYYQPESYIPQRDIYIEKDAAINPKIEQMRLAATASLLSRDDVIVIASVSAIYGLGNPENFEGLGFEVAQGERVKRNDILSRLIEIQYERNDIELQPGRFRVKGDTIDLIPGYGPDIIRIEFFGDEIERITEIDKITHTQKQVLPYFFIYPARHYVIPEEEKAGAIIEIQKELEATLPTLGLIEAHRLRQRTLYDIEMIEETGYCKGIENYSRFFDHRQKGEKPFCLLDYFPDDFLMVIDESHQTLPQVRGMYNGDFSRKKSLVEYGFRLPSAFDNRPLKFPEFEDYMRTAIFVSATPGPYEKEHSSAIIEQIIRPTGLVDPEVSIRPLKTQIPDVCEEIQKTIAAGDRVLITTLTKKLAEELSEYLAEKGIKTRYLHSEINAIERTEILRELRLGIFDVLVGINLLREGLDIPEVSFIGILDADKEGFLRDARSLIQTIGRAARNDHSHVVLYADKITDSIKTAVEETGRRRAMQMEYNRVHGISPVTIHKPIREKEVDIQDTKHIPRYELPNLIIQVETEMQEAAERLDFERAIVLRDKLKKLNAEVQKG; this is translated from the coding sequence ATGACCAGGTTTAATCTGAAATCTGACTTTTCTCCCCAGGGCTCACAACCTGATGCGATCAAATCCCTTGTAGAGAGCATTGGTCATAAAAACCGGTTTCAGACGTTAATGGGCGTAACCGGTTCGGGGAAGACATTTACCATTGCAAATGTGATTGCCGCAGTGCAGAAGCCGACCCTTGTCCTTGCCCACAATAAAACACTCGCGGCACAGTTGTATAACGAATTCAGGGACTTTTTCCCGGAGAACCGGGTCGAATATTTCGTCTCCTATTATGATTACTATCAGCCGGAGTCCTACATTCCCCAAAGAGACATCTATATCGAAAAGGACGCCGCAATCAACCCAAAGATTGAGCAGATGCGTCTTGCGGCGACCGCATCTCTACTCTCACGTGATGATGTTATTGTCATCGCATCTGTCTCCGCCATCTACGGTCTGGGAAACCCGGAGAATTTTGAAGGGCTTGGATTTGAGGTGGCGCAGGGAGAACGGGTGAAACGCAATGACATCCTCTCCCGCCTGATTGAGATCCAGTATGAACGCAATGATATTGAACTCCAGCCGGGGCGGTTCCGGGTGAAGGGGGACACCATTGATCTGATCCCCGGATATGGCCCGGACATCATCAGGATTGAGTTTTTTGGCGATGAAATTGAGAGAATTACCGAGATTGACAAAATCACTCATACGCAGAAGCAGGTGCTCCCATATTTTTTCATCTACCCCGCCCGCCATTATGTGATACCGGAAGAGGAGAAGGCCGGGGCAATAATCGAGATACAGAAAGAGCTGGAAGCGACTCTTCCTACACTGGGCCTTATTGAAGCACATCGGCTCCGCCAGCGGACGCTCTATGACATCGAGATGATTGAGGAGACCGGCTACTGCAAAGGGATTGAAAACTATTCCCGGTTCTTTGATCATCGGCAAAAGGGAGAGAAACCATTCTGCCTGCTGGATTATTTCCCCGATGACTTTCTGATGGTAATAGATGAGAGTCACCAGACGCTCCCGCAGGTGCGGGGGATGTACAACGGCGACTTTTCGCGGAAGAAATCCCTTGTTGAGTATGGATTCCGGCTCCCGTCCGCCTTTGACAACCGCCCGCTGAAATTCCCTGAATTTGAAGACTACATGAGGACGGCGATATTCGTATCCGCGACCCCCGGCCCCTATGAAAAAGAGCATTCCTCAGCGATCATTGAACAGATCATCCGTCCGACCGGGCTGGTTGATCCTGAAGTCAGTATCCGGCCGCTCAAAACCCAGATTCCTGACGTATGCGAAGAAATTCAGAAGACCATCGCGGCAGGGGACCGGGTACTCATAACGACCCTGACCAAAAAACTGGCAGAAGAACTCTCGGAATACCTCGCAGAAAAGGGAATAAAGACCCGCTATCTCCATTCAGAGATAAATGCCATCGAACGAACCGAGATCCTCCGTGAACTCCGCCTGGGAATCTTTGATGTGCTCGTCGGCATTAATCTCCTCAGGGAAGGGCTTGATATTCCGGAAGTGAGTTTCATCGGCATTCTGGATGCGGATAAGGAAGGCTTTCTCAGGGATGCCCGAAGCCTCATCCAGACCATCGGGCGGGCGGCACGAAATGACCACTCCCATGTCGTCCTCTATGCCGACAAAATCACCGATTCGATAAAAACCGCCGTTGAAGAGACCGGCAGGAGGCGTGCGATGCAGATGGAGTATAACCGGGTGCATGGCATCAGCCCGGTCACCATTCACAAACCCATCCGGGAGAAAGAGGTGGACATTCAGGATACCAAACATATTCCACGGTATGAACTGCCCAATCTCATTATTCAGGTAGAAACCGAGATGCAGGAGGCGGCAGAACGGCTTGATTTTGAACGGGCCATTGTGCTGCGGGATAAGCTGAAAAAACTGAATGCGGAAGTGCAGAAAGGGTGA
- a CDS encoding DUF5591 domain-containing protein, which produces MLSVANDYVGLTKVRDISGKNASSHSNNSRQILDPPFYLNQFEEAFRYIIDEYQIPRHDIGVFIPCAVRKPYSTSPSHRLFHKIFDSVYATGTSYHVVIFGTCGTVPAELECMYPYAQYHYMLGKCTNERIRDDFLKIETYRLTEFLEKTADIYEVRIAYCIGVFREAMVRAAAKTNTDILIYPTDPMIKKMYADDCPFPEGSLSMQEYIDEFTAGLLRAKTLVDISEK; this is translated from the coding sequence ATGCTGTCCGTGGCTAATGATTATGTCGGCCTTACCAAGGTGAGAGATATTTCAGGAAAAAACGCATCTTCCCACTCTAATAATTCCAGACAGATTCTGGATCCCCCGTTTTACCTCAACCAGTTTGAGGAGGCATTTCGCTATATTATCGATGAATATCAGATTCCCCGGCATGACATCGGGGTATTTATTCCCTGTGCGGTCAGAAAACCCTACAGCACGTCGCCAAGCCACCGCCTGTTCCATAAAATATTTGATTCCGTGTATGCCACCGGCACGTCATATCATGTCGTGATCTTCGGCACCTGCGGGACCGTACCGGCCGAACTGGAATGCATGTACCCGTACGCACAATACCATTACATGCTGGGCAAATGCACGAACGAGAGAATTCGAGACGATTTTCTAAAGATAGAGACCTATCGCCTGACAGAATTTCTGGAGAAAACGGCCGATATATACGAGGTGCGGATTGCATACTGCATTGGTGTGTTCCGGGAGGCAATGGTCCGGGCGGCCGCAAAGACGAATACCGACATTCTGATCTATCCCACCGATCCTATGATCAAGAAGATGTATGCCGACGACTGCCCGTTTCCCGAGGGCAGTCTCTCCATGCAGGAATATATCGATGAGTTCACGGCCGGTCTTCTGAGGGCGAAGACACTGGTCGACATATCAGAGAAATAG
- a CDS encoding sugar-specific transcriptional regulator TrmB, whose translation MAGVIEKRRELLAIMREYTLENGFFTINDIADATEIARSTIQDWINRLVTEKCVAVKEEKKGRAPAKYVTTNVMMTSSCRRIFTTTDGDWVTIYHQCMSTGCAAFCEYHHRLAGGVIHDVRRDGRILIEYAHLGTGGSDIGLYPKPAVGVTRVRKDGQYIIQTIRCVGGPAYSLTDMMAMAVGVCEVHLTDSGMITEGEVVTRALTHLIIGLDDTDTKEGGATFALALGLLQYLAKMHEVIPIGHAVAMLYPYLTECTAGNSCSFIEIAVNPEAVDHVVERAVRFIEAESLSREWGLAVKQGFIISEGLRRFGMAARGQVVTAEMADTVADSENIRLFGGNGRIGAVAAIGLSREDNAILLNPGDSPDSASGSFTPLSGKN comes from the coding sequence ATGGCAGGCGTGATTGAAAAGCGTCGTGAACTTCTTGCCATTATGAGGGAGTACACCCTCGAGAATGGTTTTTTTACCATCAATGATATCGCAGATGCAACAGAAATTGCACGAAGTACGATTCAGGACTGGATTAACCGTCTGGTGACGGAAAAGTGTGTTGCAGTTAAAGAAGAAAAGAAAGGGCGCGCACCGGCAAAGTATGTGACAACCAATGTCATGATGACCAGTTCGTGCAGACGAATTTTTACCACAACTGACGGAGACTGGGTCACAATCTATCACCAGTGTATGAGTACGGGGTGTGCTGCGTTCTGTGAATATCATCACCGTCTTGCAGGGGGCGTCATCCATGATGTCAGGAGAGACGGAAGAATACTCATCGAATATGCCCATCTGGGGACGGGCGGTTCTGACATTGGCCTGTACCCGAAACCGGCTGTCGGTGTCACCCGGGTGAGAAAGGACGGGCAGTATATTATTCAGACCATCCGGTGCGTGGGAGGGCCTGCCTATTCCCTGACCGATATGATGGCAATGGCGGTCGGGGTCTGTGAGGTGCACCTGACCGACAGCGGCATGATTACCGAGGGGGAGGTCGTGACACGGGCACTTACCCATCTGATCATCGGCCTTGATGATACTGATACCAAAGAGGGGGGTGCAACATTTGCACTTGCACTGGGCCTTCTGCAGTATCTGGCCAAGATGCATGAGGTGATTCCGATTGGGCATGCCGTTGCAATGCTGTACCCTTATCTAACCGAATGTACAGCAGGCAACTCCTGTAGTTTTATCGAGATAGCAGTAAATCCTGAAGCCGTTGATCATGTTGTCGAGCGTGCGGTGCGGTTTATTGAGGCAGAATCGTTATCCAGAGAATGGGGACTTGCGGTGAAGCAGGGGTTCATTATTTCAGAAGGGCTCCGCCGGTTTGGTATGGCGGCACGCGGCCAGGTCGTGACAGCAGAGATGGCCGACACCGTGGCAGATTCTGAGAATATCCGCCTTTTTGGAGGGAACGGAAGAATCGGGGCAGTGGCAGCAATCGGCCTGTCACGTGAAGACAATGCGATTCTCCTCAATCCCGGCGATTCGCCGGATTCCGCGAGCGGATCCTTCACCCCCCTTTCGGGGAAAAATTGA